A part of Podarcis muralis chromosome 13, rPodMur119.hap1.1, whole genome shotgun sequence genomic DNA contains:
- the LOC114582890 gene encoding olfactory receptor 6C4-like, whose product MKLENQSKIEEFILLGFGEFYEVQTLLFLTFLVIYVVMMAGNTLIVVLIVFDQHLHTPMYFFLGNLSFLEACYSSNVFPRMLSSLSTGDGRLSVTSCFMQWYLCGSLIAAECYLLCVMSYDRYLAICKPLHYFTTMNTWTCIQLAVASWISGFIAFLILLSLMLQLTFCGPNEINHYFCDYFPLLKLSCSDTSLMEMLGFIVAIIFTLPPFLLTLTSYVYIIVAILKIPSTTGRQKAFSTCSSHLIVVSIFYGSLMIVYMLPKGEGNGEMQKISSLLYLVLPPLANPFIYSLRNKEVKNALRNNIGSIVSCKAIAKKLVNV is encoded by the coding sequence ATGAAGTTGGAAAACCAGTCAAAGATTGAGGAATTCATCCTCCTGGGATTTGGGGAATTCTACGAAGTGCAGACACTTCTCTTCCTCACATTTCTAGTAATTTATGTTGTGATGATGGCTGGAAACACTCTCATTGTTGTCCTTATTGTTTTTGATCAGCATCTTCATACACCGATGTATTTCTTCCTGGGGAACCTCTCCTTCTTGGAGGCTTGCTATAGTTCCAATGTATTTCCACGGATGCTTTCGTCTCTCTCCACTGGAGATGGAAGACTTTCTGTCACCAGCTGTTTTATGCAGTGGTATCTCTGTGGTTCCTTGATTGCTGCAGAATGCTATTTACTTTGTGTGATGTCTTATGATAGGTACCTAGCAATCTGTAAACCACTGCATTATTTTACAACCATGAACACCTGGACTTGCATCCAATTAGCAGTTGCATCTTGGATCAGTGGATTTATAGCTTTCCTGATATTACTCAGTCTGATGTTGCAGTTAACGTTTTGTGGCCCCAATGAAATTAACCATTACTTTTGTGACTACTTCCCGCTCCTTAAGCTCTCTTGCAGTGACACCAGCTTGATGGAAATGTTGGGTTTCATTGTGGCTATTATATTCAcactccctccttttcttttaacTTTAACATCTTATGTATATATAATTGTTGCCATCTTGAAAATCCCTTCCACCACAGGGAGGCaaaaggccttttccacctgctcctctcactTGATTGTGGTTTCGATCTTTTATGGTTCACTAATGATTGTGTATATGTTACCAAAGGGGGAAGGCAATGGAGAGATGCAAAAAATTTCCTCTCTCTTGTATTTAGTTTTGCCCCCTCTGGCCAACCCATTTATATACAGCCTGAGAAACAAAGAAGTCAAAAATGCCTTGAGAAATAATATTGGTAGCATTGTATCATGCAAAGCAATTGCTAAGAAGCTTGTGAATGTGTAA
- the LOC114582181 gene encoding olfactory receptor 10A7-like, with protein sequence MEVPVRENQTHVTQFILLGFRELKNLQVLLFLGFLAIYIVTMAGNLLILVLVVSDQHLHTPMYFFLGNLSCLEICYSSTLIPVLLTTLLWDGKVISFESCFLQLFFFGYCLGAECYLLSVMSYDRYLAICKPLHYATAMNTRKCVQLAAVSWTNGAIGISIIMAAMLQLTYCGPNEIDHYFCDSVPLKKLSCSDTNLVEHVNLTLLFIYTMPPFLLTLASYVCIIRAILRISSTTGRQKAFSTCSSHLIVVSTYYGSLTAVYLLPKSSSINKAFSLLYTILPPLVNPLIYSLRNKEVKRAFRKAKNRIANFKIFQNVLANLVSIKD encoded by the coding sequence ATGGAAGTGCCTGTAAGAGAAAATCAAACTCATGTCACTCAGTTTATCCTTCTGGGATTCCGAGAGCTGAAGAATCTGCAGGTCCTTCTGTTTCTGGGATTCCTTGCAATCTACATTGTCACCATGGCAGGGAATCTTCTCATTCTTGTGCTTGTAGTCAGTGATCAACACCTTCACACCCCCATGTACTTTTTCCTTGGAAACCTATCTTGTTTAGAGATCTGCTACAGCTCAACACTCATACCTGTATTGCTTACCACTCTCTTGTGGGATGGAAAGGTCATTTCATTTGAGAGCTGCTTCCTGCAGTTATTTTTCTTTGGCTACTGTTTGGGTGCAGAATGTTATTTGCTTTCTGTGATGTCCTATGACAGGTATTTAGCAATATGTAAGCCACTGCATTATGCAACAGCTATGAACACCAGGAAGTGTGTCCAATTAGCAGCTGTGTCCTGGACAAATGGTGCCATAGGCATTTCCATAATCATGGCTGCTATGCTGCAGCTTACATACTGTGGCCCCAATGAAATCGATCATTACTTCTGTGATTCCGTTCCACTTAAAAAACTTTCATGCAGTGACACAAATTTGGTAGAGCATGTCAATTTAACATTGCTGTTTATATACACTATGCCTCCATTTCTACTGACTCTAGCATCCTACGTATGCATTATAAGGGCAATCCTAAGAATCTCATCAACCACTGGAAGGCAAAAGGCCTTCTCCACATGTTCTTCTCACCTCATTGTTGTTTCAACTTACTATGGCTCTTTAACAGCTGTATATCTCTTACCAAAGTCCTCTTCAATTAACAAGGCCTTTTCTCTTTTGTATACAATTCTTCCTCCTCTAGTAAACCCCCTCATATATAGCCTGAGAAATAAAGAGGTGAAGAGGGCCTTCAGAAAGGCAAAAAATAGGATAGCAAAtttcaaaatatttcaaaatgtgctAGCTAACTTAGTTAGCATTAAAGATTAG
- the LOC114582180 gene encoding olfactory receptor 10C1-like translates to MRVNKSMVNSFLLLGFSDLPGLEGLFFSIFLSIYVLTLIGNILIIAVTLANQALHSPMYFFLRNLSYLEICCTSVIIPKMLENLLSKDKTISFVGCAFQMCGFLITGAAECFLLAAMAYDRYVAICRPLHYTLIMSSRVCFGLVAASWLAAIPVQLGQTFLVFTSYFCDSKEINHFFCDFPAVVKLVCGDTSLNEKMALVEVALLGLIPFALIFMSYMCIASTIFKMSSVEGRQKAFSTCSSHLMVVMLFYGSGITVYLKPKSHFHDTDKSLSLLYTVLPPLFNPLIYSLRNKEVRVALRSIFSTHP, encoded by the coding sequence ATGAGAGTCAACAAGAGCATGGTGAATAGCTTCCTGCTACTGGGATTCTCTGATCTGCCAGGTCTGGAGGGTTTGTTCTTCTCCATTTTCCTAAGCATCTATGTTTTGACCCTGATTGGGAACATCCTCATAATAGCTGTCACACTGGCTAACCAGGCACTCCACAGCCCCATGTATTTCTTTCTCAGAAACCTGTCCTATCTAGAGATCTGCTGCACATCAGTCATTATTCCCAAGATGCTTGAAAACCTCCTATCAAAGGACAAAACTATTTCATTTGTTGGTTGTGCCTTTCAAATGTGTGGCTTCCTCATCACAGGGGCAGCAGAGTGCTTCCTCTTGGCTGCCATGGCATATGACCGCTATGTTGCCATTTGCCGGCCCCTGCATTACACCCTGATTATGAGCAGTAGAGTGTGTTTTGGGCTGGTTGCAGCTTCGTGGCTAGCTGCCATTCCAGTGCAACTCGGCCAGACTTTCCTGGTGTTCACCTCTTATTTCTGTGACTCCAAAGAAATTAACCACTTCTTCTGTGACTTCCCTGCTGTGGTCAAACTTGTATGTGGAGATACATCTTTAAATGAGAAGATGGCTCTGGTAGAGGTAGCTTTACTTGGACTAATACCCTTTGCATTGATCTTCATGTCATACATGTGCATTGCCTCCACCATTTTCAAGATGTCATCTGTGGAAGGGAGGCAAAAGGCCTTCTCAACATGCTCCTCACATCTCATGGTAGTGATGTTGTTTTATGGCTCTGGAATAACTGTGTATTTGAAACCTAAAAGCCATTTCCATGACACAGACAAAAGCCTTTCACTCTTGTACACTGTCCTGCCACCTTTGTTCAATCCTCTTATTTACAGTTTGAGGAACAAGGAAGTCAGAGTTGCTCTCAGAAGCATATTTTCCACTCATCCCTAA
- the LOC114582893 gene encoding olfactory receptor 2AP1-like, which produces MLRNQTTITEFILLGFGEFYELQTLLFLTFLIIYMVTVTGNTLIVVLVVIDHHLHTPMYFFLGNLSFLEACYSSNIFPRMLSALLTRDRTISFNGCFTQWYVFGSLEATECCLLCVMSYDRYLAICKPLHYATTMKTNTCINLVAASWLNDFIGCSILLILLLQLSFSGSREMDHYFCDYFPLLKLSCSNTSLVENIGFIVAVIFTFPPFVLTITSYSYIIAAILRIPSATGRQKAFSTCSSHLIVVSIFYSSLMIVYMLPKGEVNKEMQKFSSLLYTVLPPLANPFIYSLRNKEVKDALRNKIDKLVSCKANRMK; this is translated from the coding sequence ATGTTGAGAAACCAGACAACAATTACAGAATTTATCCTCCTCGGATTTGGGGAATTCTATGAATTGCAGACACTTCTTTTCCTGACATTTCTCATCATATACATGGTGACCGTAACTGGAAATACTTTGATTGTTGTCCTTGTTGTCATTGATCACCATCTACATACTCCCATGTACTTCTTTCTTGGGAATCTTTCCTTCTTGGAGGCTTGCTACAGCTCCAATATATTTCCAAGAATGCTTTCAGCTCTCCTGACCAGAGACAGAACAATTTCCTTCAACGGCTGCTTCACACAGTGGTATGTCTTTGGTTCTTTGGAAGCTACAGAATGCTGTTTACTCTGTGTGATGTCTTATGACAGGTATCTAGCAATCTGCAAACCTTTGCATTATGCAACTACTATGAAAACCAATACTTGTATCAATTTAGTCGCTGCATCTTGGCTCAATGACTTTATAGGGTGTTCTATATTACTCATTCTTTTGCTACAATTATCATTTTCAGGCTCCAGGGAAATGGATCATTACTTTTGTGACTACTTCCCTCTTCTTAAACTCTCTTGCAGCAACACCAGCCTCGTGGAAAATATAGGTTTCATAGTAGCTGTCATATTCACATTTCCTCCTTTTGTTCTAACTATAACATCCTATTCATATATTATTGCCGCCATCTTAAGAATACCCTCCGCCACTGGGAGACaaaaggccttttccacctgttCCTCTCACTTGATTGTAGTTTCAATTTTTTATAGTTCACTAATGATTGTGTACATGTTACCAAAGGGTGAAGTCAACAAAGAGATGCAAAAattttcctctctcttgtacACAGTTTTGCCACCTCTTGCCAACCCATTCATATACAGCCTGAGAAATAAGGAGGTCAAAGATGCCCTGAGAAATAAAATTGATAAACTTGTGTCATGCAAAGCAAATCGCATGAAGTGA
- the LOC114582891 gene encoding olfactory receptor 6C4-like, giving the protein MKFENQTEITEFILLGFGEFYEVQTFLFLAFLVIYVVMMAGNILIVVLVVFDQHLHTPMYFFLGNLSFLETCYCSNLFPRMLRALLTGDRRISFTGCLMQWYLCGSLIATECCLLCVMSYDRYLAICKPLHYFTMMSTQTCIQLAVASWSNGFIAFLILLILMLQLTFCGPNEINHYFCDYFPLLKLSCSDTSLMEMLGFLVSAIFILPPFLLTLTSYVYIIVAILKIPSSTGRQKAFSTCSSHLVVVSIFYGSLMILYLLPKAEVNREMRKISSLLYTALPPLANPFIYSLRNKEVKNALRNNIGRFVPHKGRHMKCGHM; this is encoded by the coding sequence ATGAAGTTTGAAAACCAGACAGAGATTACAGAATTCATCCTCCTGGGATTTGGGGAATTCTACGAAGTGCAGACATTTCTCTTCCTGGCATTTCTAGTTATTTATGTTGTGATGATGGCTGGAAACATTCTCATTGTTGTCCTGGTTGTTTTTGATCAGCATCTTCATACCCCAATGTATTTCTTTCTGGGAAATCTCTCCTTCCTGGAGACATGCTATTGCTCCAATTTATTTCCGAGGATGCTACGAGCTCTCTTGACTGGAGATAGGAGGATTTCTTTCACCGGCTGTTTAATGCAATGGTATCTCTGTGGATCCCTAATAGCTACAGAATGCTGTTTACTTTGTGTGATGTCGTATGACAGGTATCTAGCAATCTGCAAGCCACTTCATTATTTTACAATGATGAGCACCCAGACTTGTATCCAATTAGCAGTTGCATCTTGGTCCAATGGATTTATAGCCTTCCTGATATTGCTCATTCTGATGCTACAGTTAACATTCTGTGGCCCCAATGAAATTAATCATTACTTTTGTGACTACTTCCCGCTCCTTAAGCTCTCTTGCAGTGACACCAGTTTGATGGAAATGTTGGGTTTTCTTGTGAGTGCCATATTCatactccctccctttcttttaacTTTAACCTCTTATGTATATATAATTGTTGCCATCTTGAAAATCCCTTCTTCCACTGGGAGGCAAAAGGCCTTTTCTACATGCTCCTCTCACTTGGTTGTGGTATCCATATTTTATGGTTCACTAATGATTTTGTATTTGTTACCCAAGGCTGAAGTCAACAGAGAGATGCGAAAGATTTCTTCTCTCTTGTACACAGCTTTGCCCCCTTTGGCCAACCCCTTTATATATAGCCTGAGAAACAAGGAGGTCAAAAATGCCCTGAGAAATAATATTGGTAGGTTTGTGCCACACAAAGGAAGGCACATGAAGTGTGGTCATATGTGA
- the LOC114582892 gene encoding olfactory receptor 2AP1-like: MLRNQTTITEFILLGFGEFYELQTLLFLTFLVIYMVTITGNTLIVVLVVTDHHLHTPMYFFLGNLSFLEACYSSNIFPRMLSALLTRDRTISFNSCFTQWYLFGSLEATECCLLCVMSYDRYLAICKPLHYATTMKTNTCINLVAASWLNGFIGFSILFILVLQLSFSGPREMDHYFCDYFPLLKLSCSNTSLVENMGFAVAAIFTVPPFVLTLTSYSYIIAAILRIPSTTGKQKAFSTCSSHLIVVSIFYSSLMIVYMLPKGEANKEMQKLSSLLYTVLPPLANPFIYSLRNKEVKDALRNKIGKLVSCKAILMK; this comes from the coding sequence ATGTTGAGAAACCAGACAACAATTACAGAATTTATCCTCCTCGGATTTGGGGAATTCTATGAATTGCAGACACTTCTTTTCCTGACATTTCTAGTCATTTACATGGTGACCATAACTGGGAACACTTTGATTGTTGTCCTTGTTGTCACTGATCACCATCTACATACTCCCATGTATTTCTTTCTTGGGAATCTTTCCTTCTTGGAGGCTTGCTACAGCTCCAATATATTTCCAAGAATGCTTTCAGCTCTCCTGACTAGAGACAGAACAATTTCCTTCAACAGCTGCTTCACACAGTGGTATCTCTTTGGTTCCTTGGAAGCTACAGAATGTTGTTTACTCTGTGTGATGTCTTATGACAGGTATCTAGCAATCTGCAAACCATTGCATTATGCAACTACTATGAAAACCAATACTTGTATCAATTTAGTCGCTGCATCTTGGCTCAATGGCTTTATAGGGTTTTCTATATTATTCATTCTGGTGCTACAATTATCATTTTCTGGCCCCAGGGAAATGGATCATTACTTTTGTGACTACTTCCCTCTTCTTAAACTTTCTTGTAGCAACACCAGCTTGGTGGAAAATATGGGTTTCGCTGTGGCTGCCATATTCACAGTTCCTCCTTTTGTTCTAACTTTAACATCCTATTCATATATTATTGCTGCTATCTTAAGAATACCATCCACCACTGGGAAACaaaaggccttttccacctgttCCTCTCACTTGATTGTAGTTTCAATTTTTTATAGTTCGCTAATGATTGTGTACATGTTACCAAAGGGTGAAGCCAACAAGGAGatgcaaaaactttcctctctcttgtACACAGTTTTGCCGCCTCTTGCCAACCCATTCATATACAGCCTGAGAAATAAGGAGGTCAAAGATGCCCTGAGAAATAAAATTGGTAAACTTGTATCGTGCAAAGCAATTCTCATGAAATGA